The following coding sequences are from one Paenibacillus sp. FSL R5-0912 window:
- a CDS encoding YaaR family protein — translation MKINPGYRPLKSELSTTEADRRPVQQKNFTDVFQQQSEQKTIDELNRQIKDIQQQGDRLSKSMTVRELAIYRNMIKRFLEETARRGVILKETKGWDRRGRGKRYKLLDEIDAALLNMADDLLDSEQGRIDLLGRVGEIRGLLINLSF, via the coding sequence TTGAAGATCAACCCGGGCTACAGGCCCTTAAAAAGTGAATTGTCGACCACGGAAGCTGACCGGCGGCCTGTTCAGCAAAAGAACTTCACCGATGTATTTCAACAGCAAAGTGAGCAAAAAACAATAGATGAACTAAACCGCCAGATTAAAGATATCCAGCAGCAAGGCGACCGGCTCTCTAAATCCATGACCGTCCGTGAACTGGCGATCTACCGGAACATGATCAAACGGTTCCTGGAGGAGACCGCCCGCCGCGGAGTGATCCTGAAGGAGACCAAGGGCTGGGACCGACGCGGCCGGGGCAAACGCTACAAGCTGCTGGATGAAATTGATGCCGCTCTGCTGAATATGGCAGATGATCTGCTGGACAGTGAGCAGGGCAGGATTGATCTGCTCGGACGGGTCGGAGAGATCCGAGGACTGCTGATTAATCTTTCGTTCTGA
- the tmk gene encoding dTMP kinase: protein MKREGFFITLEGGDGSGKTTVLGRVAAYLQNHSMPYLITREPGGIEIAEKIRSIILDPAHTAMDARTEALLYAAARSQHLAEVVEPALQEGITVLCDRFVDSSLVYQGYARGLGIEEVWGINRFATGGRMPDLTFYLDVDPEVGLSRIAANQNREVNRLDLESLEFHQKVKAGYQLVVDSDPQRIVVLDANRPIHMVEQDIVQTLKDRILKDF, encoded by the coding sequence GTGAAGCGCGAAGGTTTCTTCATTACTCTGGAGGGAGGCGACGGCTCCGGTAAAACAACCGTACTCGGCAGAGTAGCGGCTTATCTGCAGAATCATTCCATGCCCTACTTAATCACCCGCGAACCGGGCGGAATTGAAATCGCCGAGAAGATCCGCTCCATTATTCTGGACCCGGCCCATACGGCTATGGATGCCCGGACAGAAGCCCTATTATACGCGGCAGCAAGAAGCCAGCATCTGGCGGAAGTAGTCGAGCCTGCACTGCAGGAGGGGATTACTGTGTTATGTGACCGATTTGTAGACAGCAGCCTGGTCTATCAGGGTTATGCAAGAGGACTCGGCATCGAGGAAGTGTGGGGAATTAACCGGTTCGCGACCGGCGGCAGGATGCCTGACCTTACCTTCTATCTTGATGTTGATCCTGAGGTGGGGTTGTCTCGGATAGCAGCTAATCAGAACCGGGAAGTCAATCGTCTGGATCTGGAGAGCCTTGAATTTCACCAGAAGGTTAAGGCGGGTTACCAGCTTGTGGTGGATTCCGATCCGCAGCGGATTGTTGTACTTGATGCCAACCGCCCGATCCATATGGTGGAGCAGGACATTGTACAGACACTGAAAGACCGGATATTAAAGGATTTCTAA
- a CDS encoding sigma factor G inhibitor Gin: protein MEQQTGQACIICGQVKEEGIVIVSHFICEDCESEMVRTEAEDAKYRFFIGRMKKINLQKNA, encoded by the coding sequence ATGGAACAGCAAACCGGGCAGGCCTGCATCATCTGCGGGCAAGTAAAGGAAGAAGGCATTGTGATTGTCTCGCATTTCATCTGTGAGGATTGTGAGAGTGAGATGGTGCGTACAGAGGCGGAAGATGCCAAGTACCGTTTTTTCATCGGCCGGATGAAGAAGATCAATCTGCAGAAGAATGCTTAA
- the gyrA gene encoding DNA gyrase subunit A gives MAEQNNPQIRDRDIGVEMRESFMDYAMSIIVSRALPDVRDGLKPVHRRILFAMSELGMSSDKPHKKSARIVGEVIGKYHPHGDSAVYETMVRMAQDFSMRYMLVDGHGNFGSIDGDMAAAMRYTEARLSKIAGEMLRDLNKETVDFAPNYDGEEHEPVVLPARYPNLLVNGVSGIAVGMATNIPPHNLGEVIDGVQAMIKNPEITPMELMEYIQGPDFPTAGYILGREGIRQAYRTGRGSVTMRAKATIEENNGKARIIVHELPYQVNKARLVEKIAELVREKRIEGITDLRDESDRNGMRVVVEMRRDVNPSVVLNNLYKHTSMQSTFGINMLAIVNNEPKILNLRDVLYHYLQHQIEVIRRRTVFDLKKAEARAHILEGLRVALDHLDEVIALIRASRTTDIAREGLMETFSLSVEQAQAILDMRMQRLTGLEREKIENEYNELLAKITEYKEILANEHLVLEIISNELQEIRDKYSDDRRTEITVGEESILDEDLIPREEVVITITHTGYIKRLPVSTYRSQKRGGRGVIGMDTKDQDFVEHLFVSNSHNYLMFFTDKGKVYRIKAYEIPELGRTARGTPIINLIQIEQGEKISAVIQVEEADSDKYLFFATREGIVKKTPLEDYNNIRKGGLIAINLREEDSLIEVKLTDGEQNLIIGTARGMSITFSESDVRSMGRSATGVKGITLDDNDHVIGMDCVDKDLEVLIVTTKGYGKRTPAGDYRSQTRGGKGIKTINLTDKNGPVVGLKVVKTDEDLMIITTSGTLIRTSMDGISTMGRYAQGVKLINIREDDAVATLCRADKEEDDLSEQEDGEEIQGAVVEGDGEISEPEAETDTGNEDDSIE, from the coding sequence ATGGCTGAACAAAATAACCCGCAAATCAGGGATCGGGACATTGGCGTGGAAATGCGCGAATCCTTTATGGATTACGCAATGAGCATCATTGTAAGCCGGGCTTTGCCGGATGTGCGGGACGGACTTAAGCCTGTTCACCGACGCATTTTGTTTGCGATGTCGGAACTTGGAATGTCCTCGGATAAACCTCACAAGAAATCAGCGAGAATCGTCGGTGAGGTTATCGGTAAGTACCACCCTCACGGTGACTCGGCGGTTTATGAAACAATGGTACGTATGGCACAGGATTTCTCCATGCGCTATATGCTCGTAGACGGCCACGGAAACTTCGGCTCTATTGACGGAGATATGGCAGCTGCGATGCGTTATACCGAAGCGAGGCTGTCCAAAATTGCGGGAGAAATGCTCCGCGATCTGAACAAAGAAACGGTTGATTTCGCTCCCAACTATGACGGTGAAGAGCATGAGCCTGTAGTATTGCCGGCGCGTTACCCTAACCTGCTTGTGAACGGGGTTTCGGGGATTGCGGTCGGTATGGCTACCAATATTCCTCCGCACAATCTGGGCGAGGTCATTGATGGTGTGCAGGCAATGATCAAGAATCCTGAGATTACGCCTATGGAGCTTATGGAATATATTCAAGGTCCGGATTTCCCAACGGCTGGTTATATTTTGGGCCGTGAAGGTATCCGTCAGGCTTACCGCACTGGACGCGGGTCGGTTACTATGCGTGCCAAAGCGACGATTGAAGAGAATAACGGTAAAGCGCGGATTATTGTGCACGAGCTTCCTTACCAGGTCAACAAAGCCAGACTGGTTGAGAAGATTGCTGAATTGGTGCGTGAGAAACGTATCGAAGGCATTACGGATCTGCGTGATGAATCTGACCGTAACGGAATGCGTGTAGTCGTTGAAATGAGACGTGATGTGAATCCTAGCGTCGTGCTCAACAACCTCTACAAACATACCTCCATGCAGTCTACCTTCGGGATCAACATGCTGGCTATTGTCAATAATGAACCGAAGATTCTGAACCTGCGTGATGTGCTGTATCATTATTTGCAGCATCAGATCGAAGTTATCCGCCGCCGGACCGTGTTTGACCTGAAGAAGGCGGAAGCCCGGGCGCATATTCTGGAAGGGCTGCGTGTTGCCCTCGATCATCTGGATGAGGTTATTGCTCTTATCCGTGCTTCACGGACAACAGATATTGCCCGTGAAGGCTTGATGGAGACCTTCAGTCTAAGCGTGGAGCAGGCGCAAGCGATCCTAGATATGCGGATGCAGCGCCTTACCGGTCTGGAACGTGAGAAGATCGAGAATGAATATAACGAACTGCTCGCCAAAATCACTGAATACAAGGAGATTCTGGCTAACGAGCATCTCGTACTGGAGATTATCAGCAATGAGCTGCAGGAGATTCGTGATAAGTACTCGGATGACCGCCGTACGGAAATTACGGTTGGGGAAGAGAGTATTCTCGATGAGGATCTGATTCCGCGTGAAGAGGTTGTAATCACGATTACACATACCGGTTACATCAAACGTCTTCCGGTCAGCACTTACCGCAGCCAGAAGCGCGGCGGCCGCGGGGTGATCGGGATGGACACCAAGGACCAGGACTTTGTGGAGCATCTCTTCGTGAGTAACTCCCACAATTACCTGATGTTCTTCACCGACAAGGGTAAAGTGTACCGGATTAAGGCTTATGAGATTCCGGAGCTCGGACGTACCGCCCGGGGAACGCCGATCATCAACCTGATCCAGATTGAGCAGGGCGAGAAGATTAGTGCGGTAATCCAGGTAGAGGAAGCGGACAGCGACAAATACCTGTTCTTCGCTACCCGTGAGGGAATCGTGAAGAAGACGCCTCTGGAAGACTACAACAACATCCGCAAGGGCGGTCTGATAGCGATCAATCTGCGTGAGGAAGATTCACTGATCGAAGTGAAGCTGACAGATGGAGAGCAGAATCTGATTATCGGTACGGCACGCGGAATGTCGATTACTTTCTCGGAGAGCGATGTCCGTTCCATGGGCCGTAGTGCTACAGGGGTTAAAGGGATCACGCTGGATGACAATGACCATGTCATTGGTATGGACTGCGTAGATAAGGATCTTGAAGTGCTGATCGTAACAACCAAGGGTTATGGTAAACGTACGCCTGCCGGCGACTATCGTTCCCAGACACGCGGGGGTAAAGGCATCAAGACCATTAACCTTACCGATAAGAACGGTCCGGTAGTCGGGCTGAAGGTTGTCAAGACAGATGAGGACCTGATGATTATCACGACCAGCGGTACCCTGATCCGGACCAGTATGGATGGAATTTCTACCATGGGCCGGTACGCACAGGGCGTTAAGCTGATTAACATCCGTGAAGATGATGCAGTGGCTACGCTCTGCAGAGCGGATAAAGAGGAAGATGACTTGTCTGAGCAAGAGGACGGCGAAGAAATTCAAGGTGCAGTAGTGGAAGGCGATGGCGAAATCAGCGAGCCTGAAGCGGAAACTGATACCGGGAACGAAGACGATAGCATCGAATAA
- the gyrB gene encoding DNA topoisomerase (ATP-hydrolyzing) subunit B, with the protein MSMNQPTYDESQIQVLEGLEAVRKRPGMYIGSTSAKGLHHLVWEVVDNSIDEALAGFCDRIQVKIHEDNSVTVIDNGRGIPVGENVKLKKSTLEVVMTVLHAGGKFGGGGYKVSGGLHGVGISVVNALSEKVVVTVKRDGHVYQQEYRRGAPQYDIKVIGDTEETGTTTTFHPDPEIFTETTVFEYSTLLTRIRELAFLNKGIELSLLDERTGVSNTFKYDGGIVEYVKYLNEKKEALHDDPIYVEGSRDMIAVEVALQYNDSYTENIYSFANNINTHEGGTHESGFKSALTRIINDYARKAGVIKDSSQNLTGDDVREGLTAIISVKIPEPQFEGQTKTKLGNSEVRGIVESLFGEKLQEFLEENPAVSRKVLEKSLQASRAREAARKARELTRRKSALEVSALPGKLADCSSKDASISELYIVEGDSAGGSAKQGRDRHFQAILPLRGKILNVEKARLDRILSNAEIRAIITALGTSISDDFDLSKARYHKVVIMTDADVDGAHIRTLLLTFFYRYMRKIVDAGYIYIAQPPLFKIERNKVIRYAQTEKERDEIIAGFGENVKVNVQRYKGLGEMNAAQLWDTTMDPESRTMLQVTIEDAMLADSIFDTLMGDNVEPRREFIQEHAQSVKNLDI; encoded by the coding sequence GATGAGAGCCAGATTCAGGTACTGGAAGGGCTGGAAGCGGTTCGGAAACGTCCCGGCATGTACATTGGCTCCACTAGCGCCAAAGGTCTGCATCATTTGGTCTGGGAGGTTGTCGATAATAGTATCGATGAGGCGCTGGCAGGTTTTTGCGACCGGATTCAAGTGAAAATTCATGAAGATAACAGTGTGACTGTTATTGATAACGGCCGGGGAATACCTGTCGGCGAGAACGTAAAGCTGAAGAAATCCACGCTTGAAGTCGTTATGACTGTCCTGCATGCAGGCGGTAAATTTGGCGGCGGGGGTTACAAGGTTTCCGGCGGTCTTCACGGTGTGGGGATCTCGGTAGTTAACGCACTGTCCGAGAAGGTAGTTGTAACGGTCAAACGTGACGGACATGTCTACCAGCAGGAATACAGACGCGGTGCGCCGCAATATGATATCAAGGTAATCGGCGATACCGAGGAGACAGGGACAACAACAACCTTCCATCCGGATCCGGAGATCTTTACCGAGACCACTGTGTTTGAATATTCCACTCTGCTTACCCGCATCCGCGAGCTTGCCTTCCTGAACAAGGGCATTGAGCTGTCTCTGCTGGATGAACGGACCGGAGTCTCCAATACGTTCAAGTATGACGGCGGTATTGTGGAGTATGTGAAGTATCTCAACGAGAAAAAAGAAGCCCTGCATGATGATCCGATCTACGTGGAAGGCTCACGGGATATGATCGCTGTTGAAGTGGCTCTCCAATATAACGATTCTTATACAGAGAACATCTATTCCTTCGCCAACAATATCAACACCCATGAGGGCGGAACGCATGAATCCGGCTTCAAGAGTGCTTTGACGCGGATTATCAATGATTATGCCCGCAAGGCAGGCGTGATCAAGGACAGCAGCCAGAATCTTACCGGAGATGATGTCCGTGAAGGTCTGACGGCGATTATTTCCGTCAAAATTCCTGAGCCGCAGTTTGAAGGCCAAACCAAGACCAAGCTGGGGAACAGTGAAGTCCGCGGGATCGTCGAATCTCTGTTCGGCGAGAAGCTGCAGGAGTTCCTGGAAGAGAATCCTGCTGTCTCACGCAAGGTGCTGGAGAAGTCGCTGCAGGCTTCCCGTGCCCGTGAAGCGGCCCGCAAGGCCCGTGAGCTGACCCGCCGTAAGAGTGCCCTAGAAGTCAGCGCCCTTCCGGGCAAGCTGGCTGACTGCTCCTCCAAGGATGCGTCGATCAGTGAGCTGTACATCGTCGAAGGTGACTCTGCGGGCGGATCGGCCAAGCAAGGCCGTGACCGTCATTTCCAAGCGATCCTGCCGCTGCGCGGTAAGATTCTGAACGTAGAGAAAGCCCGGCTCGACCGGATCTTGTCCAATGCGGAAATCCGGGCGATTATTACCGCTCTTGGGACTAGCATCAGCGATGATTTCGATCTGTCCAAAGCACGTTACCACAAGGTTGTAATTATGACCGATGCGGACGTCGACGGTGCCCACATCAGAACATTGCTGCTGACGTTCTTCTACCGCTACATGCGGAAGATTGTCGATGCCGGATATATCTATATCGCCCAGCCTCCGCTGTTCAAGATCGAACGCAACAAAGTCATCCGCTATGCGCAGACCGAGAAGGAACGCGATGAGATCATTGCCGGCTTTGGTGAGAACGTCAAAGTAAACGTTCAGCGCTACAAAGGTCTGGGTGAGATGAATGCTGCACAGCTCTGGGATACTACAATGGATCCTGAGAGCCGCACGATGCTGCAGGTAACGATTGAGGATGCGATGCTGGCTGACAGCATTTTCGATACACTGATGGGTGACAACGTTGAGCCGCGCCGTGAATTCATTCAGGAGCATGCCCAATCGGTCAAAAATCTCGACATTTAA
- a CDS encoding aminotransferase class I/II-fold pyridoxal phosphate-dependent enzyme, producing the protein MNNLQPGRAPVYEMLEQYKLKGNISYHVPGHKNGEAYRNTGGAGYLADVMRYDATEITGTDDLHHPEGVIQEAQELAADCFGAEESFFLVGGSTSGNLALILTVCYEPGMLLILQRNVHKSVIHGLMLAGAQAVFLEPQIDPGSGLAVAPAVETVQAALAAYPEAAAVLVTMPNYYGMGSDLAPLAQACHDSGIPLLVDEAHGAHYGQHPALPAGALARGADGVVQSTHKMLTALTMGAMLHVQGPWLDRALLRQRLAMVQSSSPSYPVMASLDLARRLLHSQRAGAFTAGLAAVDVLRRGLAVLPRFGLLQPAVPLQRTCGGADAAETDTPPQHGAAYGTQDPFKAVIYDAAGVLGGFELQRRLEERGIVPEMSDDRHVVLAFSLGSKAEDAAVLLEALRDIAAQTACGVPQRSGTGSAFDSGCGLASISDATAGSGFVLNSAPIVESQSDSTSRTILAAASYNKGEEAMSAFSSLNSTWNNFSTSLISAPVRFSTKPVAARETESITLEASAGRVAAEMVIPYPPGIPLLYPGEIITESICGRLGSLRAGGAKFQACADPALQHIKVYNIQKGGEV; encoded by the coding sequence ATGAACAATTTACAGCCTGGCAGGGCACCTGTATACGAAATGCTGGAACAATATAAACTTAAGGGTAATATATCTTATCATGTGCCGGGGCACAAGAATGGCGAAGCTTACCGGAATACCGGCGGTGCAGGGTATCTGGCTGACGTGATGCGCTATGATGCGACAGAGATTACCGGAACGGATGATCTTCATCATCCTGAAGGGGTAATTCAGGAGGCTCAGGAGCTGGCGGCGGATTGTTTCGGCGCAGAGGAGAGCTTCTTTCTGGTAGGCGGCAGCACATCAGGCAATCTGGCACTTATTCTGACCGTTTGCTACGAGCCGGGGATGCTGCTTATCCTGCAGCGCAATGTCCACAAATCTGTAATCCACGGACTGATGCTGGCCGGGGCACAGGCCGTTTTCTTGGAGCCGCAGATTGATCCAGGCAGCGGGCTTGCGGTTGCACCGGCGGTAGAAACGGTCCAGGCTGCACTGGCGGCTTATCCGGAGGCTGCCGCGGTACTGGTTACTATGCCGAATTACTACGGCATGGGCAGCGATCTTGCGCCCCTCGCGCAGGCCTGTCACGACAGCGGGATTCCGCTACTGGTGGATGAGGCGCACGGGGCGCATTACGGGCAGCACCCGGCGCTGCCAGCCGGGGCGCTTGCCAGAGGCGCGGACGGCGTGGTGCAGTCCACGCACAAGATGCTGACGGCGCTGACGATGGGCGCCATGCTGCATGTGCAAGGGCCATGGCTCGACCGTGCGCTGCTTCGCCAGCGCCTCGCCATGGTGCAGAGCTCCAGCCCATCATACCCCGTGATGGCTTCGCTCGATCTGGCCCGGCGGCTGCTGCACAGCCAGCGCGCCGGTGCCTTCACGGCGGGGCTTGCCGCCGTGGACGTCCTGCGGCGCGGCCTGGCTGTGCTGCCGCGCTTTGGTCTGCTGCAGCCGGCCGTGCCGCTGCAGCGCACCTGCGGCGGTGCTGACGCCGCAGAGACAGATACGCCGCCGCAGCACGGGGCGGCGTACGGGACACAGGACCCCTTTAAGGCCGTCATTTATGACGCCGCCGGGGTCCTGGGGGGCTTCGAGCTGCAGCGCAGGCTCGAAGAAAGAGGAATCGTGCCGGAGATGAGCGACGACCGGCACGTGGTACTGGCTTTCAGCCTCGGCTCGAAGGCAGAGGATGCAGCGGTGCTGCTGGAGGCGCTGCGGGATATCGCGGCGCAGACAGCCTGCGGGGTGCCGCAGAGGAGCGGCACGGGGTCAGCTTTTGATTCTGGATGCGGCCTTGCTTCTATTTCCGATGCTACAGCAGGCTCTGGCTTTGTCCTTAATTCTGCCCCTATCGTAGAGTCTCAATCGGATTCCACCTCCAGGACCATACTGGCGGCTGCATCATACAATAAGGGGGAAGAGGCTATGTCAGCCTTTTCCAGCCTAAATTCCACGTGGAACAATTTCAGCACATCGCTGATCTCAGCTCCGGTCCGGTTCTCCACGAAGCCGGTTGCTGCTAGGGAGACAGAGAGTATAACGCTTGAAGCAAGTGCGGGCAGGGTGGCGGCCGAAATGGTTATTCCCTATCCGCCCGGAATACCGCTGCTTTATCCCGGAGAGATCATAACAGAGTCCATATGCGGCAGGCTGGGCAGCCTCCGCGCTGGCGGGGCTAAATTTCAGGCCTGTGCCGATCCCGCCTTACAGCATATTAAGGTATACAACATTCAGAAGGGCGGAGAAGTATAA
- a CDS encoding HD-GYP domain-containing protein: MPNISVGEIKAGSKIIKDVITPLGGVLFGKGKIILPRDIEILQAFLIGQVEIEGVQGEDKAPEVSKPPAKQQTAKTGALINESVLAKSNSPLHDEYEKMLVLIKQSYRAATAAVLPIFELRSQLELLISHLKDYHVLKFAPRVLFDQEYNYHNAVLSALTSYKIAQWCGYPQKDWMQAAFAGLLHDIGNIKVDETLLHKPTPLTGAEIEEVRRHTTYGYQLLRNVTAINEGVRLAALQHHEKIDGSGYPLKLEGTQIHFYAKIVAVADIFHAMTLEKAYRKAQSPYLVLEQIQKESFGKLDPVIVQTFIQKTTDLYNGTRIRLSDGRHGEIIFTDRTNPTRPMVQVEGKIVNLVNERELHIQEIIA; this comes from the coding sequence ATGCCAAATATATCCGTTGGAGAGATCAAGGCGGGATCAAAGATTATTAAGGATGTAATCACTCCTTTGGGAGGAGTGTTATTCGGTAAAGGCAAGATCATACTTCCGCGGGATATTGAGATTCTCCAAGCTTTTTTGATAGGACAAGTTGAAATTGAGGGAGTTCAGGGAGAGGACAAAGCGCCAGAAGTCTCCAAGCCGCCAGCAAAGCAGCAGACTGCCAAAACAGGTGCACTGATCAATGAATCCGTACTGGCCAAAAGTAATTCTCCGCTTCATGATGAGTATGAGAAAATGCTGGTGCTTATTAAGCAGAGCTATCGTGCAGCAACCGCAGCGGTACTTCCGATTTTTGAATTGCGGAGCCAACTGGAGCTGCTGATCAGCCATTTGAAGGATTATCATGTCCTGAAGTTTGCACCGCGTGTCCTGTTTGACCAGGAGTATAATTATCATAACGCTGTATTGTCTGCCTTAACTTCATATAAAATTGCCCAGTGGTGCGGATATCCGCAAAAGGATTGGATGCAGGCTGCCTTTGCCGGCTTGCTTCATGATATAGGTAACATTAAGGTAGATGAGACTTTGCTACACAAACCGACTCCCCTGACGGGCGCGGAGATAGAAGAAGTACGCAGGCATACCACTTATGGCTACCAGCTGCTGCGTAATGTTACAGCAATCAACGAAGGCGTCAGATTAGCCGCCCTGCAGCATCATGAGAAGATCGACGGTTCCGGTTATCCGCTTAAGCTGGAAGGCACTCAGATTCACTTCTATGCCAAGATTGTTGCAGTAGCTGATATCTTCCATGCCATGACGCTTGAAAAAGCCTACAGAAAGGCTCAGTCGCCTTATCTGGTACTGGAGCAGATTCAGAAGGAGAGCTTCGGGAAGCTCGACCCGGTTATTGTACAAACCTTCATTCAAAAAACAACGGATCTGTATAATGGAACACGGATACGGCTCAGCGACGGGCGTCACGGAGAAATCATCTTCACGGATCGCACTAATCCCACAAGACCAATGGTTCAGGTAGAGGGCAAGATCGTGAATCTGGTCAATGAACGGGAGCTGCATATTCAGGAGATTATCGCTTAG
- a CDS encoding YheC/YheD family protein encodes MRIQRVSSKWAKTKVILQNRLLSVFIPETRKYALEDLKELLGLYGTVYIKPDRGTYGSGVMRAEQRVVHLSPSEQQPDLSQPETEPLTCEAEAPAEPKLMYILRYAKDAEIFNTPEELHAALLPRIKGRSYLVQQGIDLLQHQDRPFDLRVLTQKNLQGSWETTGMLGRVAAPQKVVTNYHNGGSIFSVDALFKEHMTPEEMTATIQQLKSLGVRIGSQLETAYPGLKEIGLDVAMDQHHDLWLLEVNTLPSIIVFKMFPNKAIYRRIHRYAVAYGRLKRTHPSPTYRRRRTLKH; translated from the coding sequence ATGAGGATTCAGCGCGTGTCCAGCAAGTGGGCAAAAACGAAAGTCATTCTTCAGAACCGCCTGCTCTCGGTCTTCATTCCGGAAACACGTAAATACGCCCTGGAAGATTTGAAAGAGCTGCTGGGTCTGTACGGAACGGTATATATCAAACCGGACCGCGGCACCTACGGCAGCGGAGTCATGAGAGCTGAACAGCGGGTAGTTCATTTAAGCCCAAGCGAGCAGCAGCCGGATTTAAGCCAACCGGAAACAGAACCTTTAACATGTGAAGCGGAAGCACCAGCAGAACCCAAGCTGATGTATATTCTGAGATACGCCAAGGATGCAGAAATCTTCAATACACCGGAAGAGCTTCATGCTGCCCTATTGCCGCGGATTAAGGGACGTTCTTATCTCGTTCAGCAAGGCATTGATTTGCTTCAGCATCAGGACCGGCCATTTGACCTACGGGTATTGACCCAGAAGAATCTTCAGGGATCCTGGGAGACTACAGGCATGCTCGGGCGGGTGGCTGCGCCGCAAAAGGTGGTCACCAACTATCACAATGGAGGCAGCATTTTTTCGGTAGATGCCCTGTTCAAAGAACATATGACGCCTGAAGAAATGACGGCAACCATCCAGCAGTTGAAATCACTGGGGGTTAGAATCGGGTCCCAGCTGGAAACTGCCTATCCGGGCCTCAAAGAAATCGGACTGGATGTGGCGATGGATCAGCATCATGATCTATGGCTGCTTGAAGTTAATACGCTGCCTTCGATCATCGTCTTCAAAATGTTTCCGAACAAAGCCATTTACCGCAGAATCCACCGCTATGCTGTTGCCTATGGACGTTTGAAACGCACCCACCCGTCCCCAACCTACCGCCGCAGACGAACACTCAAGCATTAA
- a CDS encoding cyclic-di-AMP receptor, whose protein sequence is MNLIIAIIQDKDSNRLSSELVKANFRATKLASTGGFLRAGNTTFLIGVDDIQVDAVLSVIRNSCKVREQLVTPVTPMSGTTDSYLPLPVEVQVGGATVFVLPVDRFEHY, encoded by the coding sequence ATGAATTTGATCATTGCAATTATCCAAGATAAGGACAGCAACCGGCTATCCAGTGAACTAGTCAAAGCGAATTTCCGTGCAACCAAGCTGGCCAGTACAGGCGGATTTTTGCGGGCGGGGAACACCACTTTTCTGATTGGGGTAGATGATATTCAGGTTGATGCAGTACTGAGTGTAATCCGCAACAGCTGTAAAGTACGTGAACAATTGGTCACACCTGTAACACCGATGAGCGGTACGACAGATTCATATTTGCCTCTTCCCGTGGAAGTTCAAGTAGGCGGAGCTACAGTATTCGTCCTTCCGGTTGATCGTTTCGAGCATTACTAA
- the holB gene encoding DNA polymerase III subunit delta', whose product MSFHELLGQEDAKRLLQNALRKDAVSHAYLFTGPPGSGQVRMAMTFAQAIFCTKCKDDACGECLECRKVEHGNHPDLSLLRPDGASIKIDQIRELQRVFSYRSEGINPKVYIIEGADKMTVQAANSLLKFLEEPPAPAVGILISDNSSSLLPTIQSRTQRIPFSPLHPDIMLQALSSEGVPVPLARCAVSLTAGLDGCRELLAQNWFAEMRNLVLQLAKESLGKGSSAVATAGQKVFKTGLGEHLDILFSMFHLWFKDMLYFLYRKHESIVFIDQLDFISRAARQRSTEQWVAYMEFAVESKRRLRSNTNTQLCLEQFLIRLES is encoded by the coding sequence ATGTCTTTTCATGAACTATTAGGCCAGGAGGATGCCAAGCGGCTGCTTCAAAATGCCTTGCGTAAGGACGCTGTAAGTCATGCCTATCTGTTCACTGGTCCGCCAGGGAGCGGCCAGGTCAGAATGGCTATGACGTTCGCCCAAGCGATATTCTGCACGAAGTGCAAGGATGATGCCTGCGGGGAATGTCTGGAGTGCCGTAAGGTGGAGCATGGCAACCATCCCGATTTATCGTTGCTGCGGCCCGATGGGGCGAGTATCAAGATTGACCAGATCCGCGAACTTCAGCGTGTTTTTTCCTACCGCTCGGAAGGAATTAACCCGAAGGTTTATATTATAGAAGGAGCGGACAAAATGACGGTGCAAGCCGCCAACAGTCTGCTGAAATTTCTGGAGGAGCCTCCTGCTCCTGCGGTAGGAATTCTGATCTCTGATAACAGCAGTTCCCTGCTGCCGACGATCCAGTCCAGAACCCAGCGCATTCCGTTTAGTCCGCTTCATCCGGATATTATGCTTCAGGCGCTGTCCAGTGAAGGGGTTCCGGTGCCGCTGGCACGGTGCGCGGTATCACTGACTGCAGGTCTTGACGGCTGCAGGGAACTTTTGGCACAGAATTGGTTTGCAGAAATGAGAAATCTAGTGTTACAATTAGCAAAGGAGTCTTTGGGCAAAGGCAGCTCCGCAGTAGCAACTGCAGGGCAGAAGGTGTTCAAGACCGGGCTAGGTGAACATTTGGATATTCTATTCAGCATGTTTCACTTATGGTTCAAAGATATGCTCTACTTCCTGTACCGAAAGCACGAAAGTATCGTTTTCATAGATCAGTTAGACTTCATTTCCAGGGCTGCCCGTCAGCGGAGTACGGAACAATGGGTAGCTTACATGGAATTTGCGGTGGAGAGCAAGCGCAGGCTCCGCTCCAATACCAATACCCAGTTGTGTTTGGAGCAGTTCTTAATCCGGTTGGAAAGTTAA